From one Mytilus galloprovincialis chromosome 13, xbMytGall1.hap1.1, whole genome shotgun sequence genomic stretch:
- the LOC143057107 gene encoding uncharacterized protein LOC143057107, whose protein sequence is MFEKDFTYDELVQAFPAATALAYADENSEKIVITASNGIFKTPADGWTKEGRTYFAIEGNSVESDKEQHIKDMITTIREQKKNPKNDSKKVEKKHSDGEENMDMNALKRKHDEQYTRSRNPKLYIGWQHYKAGRYKQVFKADGGNVRQLPITTLDVEIDDVVLLGTDVFYPDGKSKYGPLKEMELYLADSSGQKLTFETVKGKKQNLGNYLRCNGLQLSKCTFYLMTKLRKDQSVNSKHEPIGVSLHSPSSSCVSIQSDNFKTPQQDPVSNQTRSLVQQQAISDQPQMSILLPVDECGIVKEKQEIVIKYYRER, encoded by the exons ttcAAGCATTTCCGGCAGCAACAGCTCTGGCATATGCAGATGAAAATTCAGAAAAGATAGTAATCACTGCTTCTAATGGAATTTTCAAAACTCCTGCAGATGGTTGGACTAAGGAAGGTCGAACATATTTTGCAATTGAAG GAAACTCTGTTGAAAGTGATAAAGAACAGCACATTAAGGATATGATAACGACTATCAGAGAACAAAAGAAAAATCCTAAGAATGATTCCaaaaaggtagagaaaaaacattCAGACGGAGAAGAGAATATG GATATGAACGCACTGAAAAGAAAGCATGATGAACAGTATACTCGAAGTAGGAATCCAAAATTATATATTGGTTGGCAACACTACAAGGCTGGACGATACAAGCAAGTTTTCAAAGCCGATGGTGGCAATGTTCGCCAACTACCAATAACAACGCTTGATGTAGAAATCGATGACGTTGTTCTATTGGGAACAGACGTATTTTACCCTGATGGCAAATCTAAATATGGTCCTTTGAAGGAAATGGAGCTATACCTTGCTGATTCCTCTGGTCAGAAACTGACGTTTGAAACAGTgaaaggaaaaaaacaaaatttaggCAACTATCTAAGATGCAATGGACTGCAGTTgtcaaaatgtacattttatctgATGACAAAACTAAGAAAGGATCAATCAGTAAATTCAAAACATGAACCAATAGGCGTTTCCCTACACAGTCCGTCAAGCAGCTGCGTATCAATTCAGTCAGACAATTTCAAAACTCCGCAGCAGGATCCTGTATCGAATCAAACAAGAAGCCTAGTACAACAACAAGCAATTTCCGACCAACCTCAAATGTCTATTCTTCTGCCTGTTGATGAATGTGGGATTgtcaaagaaaaacaagaaattgttataaaatattatcgAGAACGTTAA
- the LOC143057108 gene encoding dual specificity protein kinase shkA-like, translated as MEKGFPRDDKIIATNRPAFAVPEVFVKDLNINYSSVVGRGAFGTVYKGKWTGLEVAIKAIPITKRARNAMEKEININSKLRHPNIIQFLAVARTDNTIYLVHEFIMGCNMEDAIFSAATKLDMDIKAKGKLYIMKQVVQAVSYMHSLEPVVLHHDIKPCNILIRKGCLTTKVCDMGISRLKSVGAATTTAVGSTCGSPAYMAPECLLRQENTSPSTDIWSLGVTFIEFFTEKDAWLVDDELDPVAAIKDKMRQEVSPVAQGSDIPENVMVVLNKCVHFETALRPTAEKILQELS; from the coding sequence ATGGAAAAAGGCTTCCCTAGAGACGATAAAATCATTGCTACGAATCGACCCGCTTTTGCTGTTCCAgaggtttttgtaaaagatctTAATATAAACTACTCCTCCGTTGTAGGAAGAGGAGCCTTCGGAACCGTCTATAAAGGGAAGTGGACCGGATTGGAAGTAGCAATAAAGGCCATACCAATCACGAAGAGAGCAAGAAATGCAATGGAAAAGGAAATTAACATAAACTCCAAATTACGCCATCCGAACATAATTCAATTCTTGGCTGTCGCCCGAACAGACAATACCATTTATCTTGTGCATGAATTTATTATGGGATGCAATATGGAGGATGCAATTTTCAGTGCAGCAACAAAACTTGATATGGACATCAAAGCTAAGGGCAAACTATATATCATGAAACAAGTGGTCCAAGCTGTATCATATATGCACTCTTTGGAACCCGTGGTTCTCCATCACGATATTAAACCGTGTAATATATTAATTAGAAAAGGTTGCTTAACAACAAAGGTTTGTGACATGGGTATAAGCAGATTGAAGTCTGTTGGTGCAGCCACGACAACAGCAGTAGGCAGTACTTGTGGATCCCCGGCTTACATGGCACCAGAATGTTTGCTCCGGCAGGAAAACACATCCCCGTCAACAGACATATGGTCACTGGGTGTAACTTTTATCGAGTTTTTCACCGAAAAAGATGCATGGTTGGTTGATGATGAGCTAGATCCTGTTGCAGCTATTAAAGATAAGATGAGACAAGAAGTGTCACCAGTAGCTCAAGGTTCAGATATACCAGAAAATGTCATGGTTGTATTAAACAAATGCGTTCATTTTGAAACTGCACTACGACCAACTGCCGAAAAAATACTGCAGGAATTATCGTAG
- the LOC143057026 gene encoding uncharacterized protein LOC143057026, with protein sequence MVMPVYTPALHRNNNMSRNELISRYFAQGYTNKEISQVLMAVHKISISISQIKRILRSLDLKRRKVNLPLPGIIGAIYKIIENSGQCLGYRAVWKRLTTEFGFFIPRKSVMELLRMIDPDGVTRRRKRRLIRRRYTTPGPNFVWHIDGYDKLKPFGFPIHGAIDGFSRRILWLEVGPSNNNPQIIARYFLDTVEQLGGCPQRCRCDLGTENTVIEEIQVLFHALSNYEFVRNCFLYGKSTSNQRIEAWWSILRRQNADWWINFFKDLRQSNLFNDADPLHVECIRYCFMDVLQKELNQVVIQWNQHTMQVKKNNESPGGKPDILFFVPDSCGTRDYIVNCDQNDILYCQQAYGESRPIHGCSEEFISLVNLILPNHDRPSDVNEAADLYGQLIFQLSLYDK encoded by the coding sequence ATGGTTATGCCAGTTTACACACCAGCTCTTCACCGGAACAATAACATGTCAAGAAATGAATTGATAAGTAGATATTTTGCTCAAGGCTACACAAACAAAGAAATTTCTCAAGTTCTAATGGCAGTACATAAAATATCCATAAGTATTTCGCAAATCAAACGTATTTTGAGAAGTCTTGATTTAAAACGCCGCAAAGTAAATCTTCCACTCCCTGGCATTATTGGTGCGATCTACAAGATAATAGAAAACAGTGGACAATGTCTAGGTTACCGTGCCGTTTGGAAAAGGTTAACTACTGAATTTGGTTTTTTTATTCCACGGAAAAGTGTAATGGAACTTTTGCGTATGATAGATCCGGACGGTGTAACAAGAAGAAGAAAGAGACGGTTAATAAGGCGTCGATATACGACACCTGGACCTAACTTTGTGTGGCATATTGACGGTTACGACAAGCTCAAACCTTTTGGGTTTCCAATACATGGTGCAATTGATGGGTTCTCAAGACGAATTCTGTGGCTTGAGGTCGGTCCAAGTAACAACAATCCACAAATAATTGCGCGATATTTTTTGGATACTGTTGAACAATTAGGAGGCTGTCCCCAAAGGTGCAGGTGCGATTTAGGTACAGAAAACACAGTGATAGAGGAAATACAAGTACTTTTTCATGCTCTGAGTAATTATGAATTTGTAAGAAATTGTTTCTTATATGGGAAGAGTACTTCTAACCAAAGAATCGAAGCCTGGTGGAGTATATTACGTCGACAAAATGCCGATTGGTGGAtcaacttttttaaagatttacGCCAAAGCAACTTATTCAATGATGCAGATCCATTGCACGTAGAATGTATAAGGTACTGTTTTATGGACGTTCTTCAAAAAGAACTTAACCAAGTCGTAATTCAATGGAATCAACATACAATGCAAGTGAAAAAGAATAACGAGAGTCCAGGAGGAAAGCcggacattttgttttttgtaccGGATTCGTGTGGTACCCGCGATTATATTGTTAATTGCGatcaaaatgacattttatattgTCAACAGGCATATGGAGAAAGTCGACCTATCCATGGTTGCTCAGAAGAATTTATTTCACTTGTAAACCTTATCTTGCCGAACCACGACAGACCTTCAGATGTCAACGAAGCTGCAGATCTTTATGGTCAATTGATTTTCCAGTTAAGCCTTTACGATAAATAA